The genomic window ATATAGACTTTTTAGCTAGTTATATGTCACGGTCcaggaggagggaggaaaattAGACTTATTCTGTGGAAAAGCACGATGGACCATCATGCCTTCGGGCCAGCCCGGCACGACCCGAGTCGTGTTGGGCCGTGCCTAGATTGTGTGTGCGGcccgtgggctggcacggcatgACCCGGTGTGTTGGTCGGGCCGCCGGGCCGTGCCACccgtttggccatctatacgcACCTTGCCCCCGCAGCAAGAACCAGTGTGAATGCCTTACCAGCCGCCACGGAAGCCGCCAAGCTTACTACCTGATCCACCAAGCCAACTGCCGTAGAACTCTCATCAGCGACGGCCACATAAGCCGCCTCCCTGACCACCCCGGAAGAGAACACGCACACAAAAGAAAAGCGCTTGAAATCATAAAAGAAGCCCATCGTCTTCATGCCACCACTTGGCTACGCTCTCCTTGCTCCACCTCCGTCCTCGTCCTCGAGATGGACGGTAGCTCACATCCCTCGGCTCTAAACGGCTAGATTCGCCGGCGGGGATGCCAGGGAATCAAACCCAAATCCGTCCTCATCCAAACCCAAATCAAGTTGCGGGCCCGGTAATAGTTGCACGAATCATGGAGCGATCTAGTGGCTAGGAATTCagctgaaaaaacaaaaaaaattcagcaggatactatatatattatggaCGAGTTCGGTGCCCAGTGTGACGTCCTTAAGCTCACAGTTTGGCACCCATTTTGTGCGGTGTTCGTCTTAATGTTGGCACCTGCCGACCTGCGTGTGGCGATATGTACCAGGTCAGGTCTACCCACACATTGCGATTGAACTTAtagttttcaaaaaataaacaaaaactgCAGTTATAAGCCCCCTCGTCACCAAAGCAAATCATGGAGGCACACGTTACAGAACGAGTATGCAACGGGTTTTCAAACTCTGTGCTAGTCAATCATGGGCTCATGGCTATATTCTTCAACGGAAGCTACTTGAATTTCTTTTGTGAAGGTACAATATAATGGAAGCTGCTTTCTGGAATGCAGAACAGAGGAATTTAGAAATGTTTGTTTTAACGATGGAATTCAGATATGCTGTTCCATCGATCCAAAGTTGAGAGAAACAAAATATcatcattttgtttttgttacGGAATTACAGTACTATGATCAATATTCAGAGGGACAGATCTCACaaaaaaatttccaaaaaaaaaaaaagaatcctacAAAAGAATAATGTTTGTACACCGAAGAAGTGTATCATACCCGGATCTCAGTTCATCAGAGACATTCAGATCTGTAGGAATGTTGATTCCcaaaaaacaaaagagataAAGATCTGTAGGAATGTTCATCTGATCAGAGCTGGACTAGTATATGCAGAAATGCAGAGAGTACGATAATAGAGCAGAAAGCCAGGACCCACAGTTTTGCCCATCTCGAAATCAGGTTTTGAGCTTAGCTGTGTGTGATTAATCATGGCCATCAACTACCAGTTCCAAATTGACCAGTTAAACCTCAGTTAAACAAATGATCATTTGCATGATCACCTTCTGAGTCTACGCACAACGAGGCAAAACCCTAAACAAATGGATCAGAAGCTCTCAGAGCGAGGACGACACACGCCATCACTCTCCTATATAAACGCCACTCACCCATCGCTTGCAAAACCACCTCGAGCTCAAATACAGTTTATATAACATTTCAAGCTTGTTTAAGTTCAAGtagtgaaggaaaaaaaaaaacagcgacAGGATGAGGAGCTTCCATTTCCTCGTCGTTCTCGCGCTGGCGATGGCGATCTCGTCGCCATTGGTGGCGGCGAACCTGAGGAAGAACTACTACGCCAAGATCTGCCCGAACCTCGAGAACATCGTGCGCGGGTCCGTGCAGAGGTCGATGCAGCAGTCGCCgatcgcggcgccggcgacgctgaggctcttcttccacgactgcGCCGTCCGCGGGTGCGACGCGTCGATCATGATCATCAACccgaacggcgacgacgagtggAGGAACCCCGACGACCAGACGCTGAAGCCGGAGGGGTTCACGACGGTGATAGCCGCCAAGGCCGCCGTCGACAGCGACCCCCAGTGCCGGAACAGGGTGTCCTGCGCCGACATCTTGGCCCTCGCCACCAGAGACTCCGTCTTCCTGGTAACTCACACTCACTTGCCTGTATCTACCCTACCTTACCGGCCCATTTTTGCGCGGTATCGAGTTACAATCTAAAAGCCTAAGTTGATGAGAAAAAACGAAtaattcactttatattccaaCATGCACGAATGATTCTGGAATTCATTCTCTCGGAGGGCCGTATGTGCTCTTCCGCTGATGTTGCTATTTTGAGGGGCTTGTTGGTAGTGTAGTGTGGTTCTGCCCTCCTTTCCGCTGATTGGAGTTCCGTTTAGCTGCCAtagtagtttttctttttcctagctacagtttttgttttgttttttttttcttcttttaacaTAGGTCTGTCTGACCAATTACGTTGTGTAGAAAAAAAACTCTTCTCCTTccaatatattgacgtgcaatcttttTGCGCGTTCGTGAAAAAAGAATGGCCATTGATGGCTTGGCTGCATGATGCAGAGTGGAGGGCCGAACTACGCGGTGGAGCTCGGCAGGTTCGACGGCAGGGTGTCGACCAGGAACAGCGTCAACCTGCCTCATGGCAACTTCAACCTCGACCAGCTCACCGGCTACTTCGGCAGCCTCGGCCTCAGCCCCACCGACATGGTCGCCCTCTCCGGTACGTTGCCATGGCAGCAGCTACATGcacagcaatggcggcggcggcgacgcgtgtGATGTGACAACGATGTCTTGTCGAATTTGTTTTTCAGGGGGTCACACCATCGGGGCGGCGTCGTGCAACTTCTTCGGCTACAGGCTCGGCGGCGACCCGACCATGGACCCCAACTTCGCGGCGATGCTGCGCGGCAGCTGCGGCTCCAGCGGCTTCGCGTTCCTCGACGCCGCGACGCCGCTCCGGTTCGACAACGCCTTCTACCAGaacctccgcgccggccgcggcctcctcggctCCGACCAGACGCTCTACTCCGACCCGAGGTCCCGCGGCCTCGTCGACCGCTACGCCGCCAACCAGGGCGCCTTCTTCAACGACTTCGTCGCCGCCATGACCAAGCTCGGCAGGGTCGGCGTCAagtcgccggccaccggcggcgagatccGCCGCGACTGCAGGTTCCCCAACTGATGACATGGCACACGATGCGTTGCACACGTGCGAGATCTACCTCGAGGGGGATGCAGGCCTCTGCACTTGTGCAGGGTGCATGTTCTTGGAGGGCAATTGGGCGATGGATGGCAATCTTTCCTTTtggatttggaaaaaaaagaaacggtaGTAGTCGTACATTATTGTGTGTTCAAAATTTAAGTTGTTTTTGTCAACGATCCGAATAAGTTGTAATATACAACGATGTAAAAGTGATTTGTTTGATTAATTTGTGTTTGACTTGACTTGGCGTGCAGTTTGCCACGATCGATTTCGTCGTCGCTGTTTTGTTTCCATCTTTTCAATTCGTTAGTCCTGACACACTGACACGTACTGGAAATATAATACGAACTGGGCCTAGTGGGCCAGAAATCGGATTCGAGTTACGGGCTGTGGCCTATTTATTCGGCAGCTTTGGAAGCCCATCTCATACTGTTGTTGCTGTTagtttcagaaaaagaaatgtgACTCCCATACAAAATGTGTACAAATATACAGTACTATGCTATGCCTCGAGCAACAAAAggaagcatattttttttctctgatgtattttttttacttttactgGAAACTTTTTAGGTGTACTCAAGTTAATTTGAGCCGTTCATCTTTGATCGGACGGTTTTAATGAATGTGATGCGATGTACTTGTTCGTTGGATTTAAGGACATGCACACACGGAAGTTCGGTAGAGTGTATTTTGTAGAGTGGCCTATGTTCATGAGTTTCTTTTGTTAGGATTAGGAAAgctatatatactttttttttctttcaaaacatTTACAAACGGTGATGTGGTACCACGGTTCCCCTTACCGTTTTTTGGGGTGGTTACCGACCCCCCGCGGTAACCACGCAATAACCGTGAAAAACATTGTAAATTTCGGTTTcaaaaatttgaattaaaaaaaaactgcggTATTACAATTTTtggcacggttaccgcgcggtttGGGATGATTACTGTAGTATTTGCGTGGTAACCGCGAGATGTTTGGCCGAAAGAagaacaaaatgaaaaaaaatgtaaaaattaaatTGGAGAAATAATTAAATGTGTGTAGAGTTTAGGGATAATAACAGAAAATTAGAGAGATGAGAATACCAGGAGATATTTTCTCCACATGGGCCTTAAAGGGCCGCATGACCAGTGCAAACTTAGGCCCATTTCATTATTTCATTTTCCTATTTCCTAATTGACTTTCAGTTTTGctctcaaatttgaatttatcttactctttttcaataaatatcTTCACCATAGTACACTGCAAAGCAAGCACTACGTccatgattattttttatttttttcgaaatTTTGAATTTGCTCAAAATTTCATTTTGTATGGGAGTcacatttctttttctgaaactAACAGCAACAACAGTATGAGATGCGATGGGCTTCCAAAGCTGCCGAATCATAGGCCACAGCCCGTAACTCGAATCCAGATTCTGGCGCACTAGGCCCAGTTCGTATTATATTTCCAGTAGTAATAAGTCAATTTCTATCCCTCAATTCACGTCCTTGGTTGAATCACATActtcaaccgtaaaaccgggtataacccaTCCCCCAACTCTCAAAACCGTTGCAAATCGACTCCTGAACGGTTTTGAAGGTAGTTTTGTCCCACATGACATAATTGATTCTGAGTCAGCttgtgaggcccacatgtcagggatgaggataaaaatgaaaacaatggGTTTTAGTTCACGCGCAACACCAACGGTCTCATACTCTTATCACCCTTTCGCTCCCGTCCCCTTCCGCCTCTCCCATCATCACCATCCACATCCTTCGCGTCCTCTTGAGTCTTGATATATACCTTGCCTTCTCTGCCCGCCGATCTGCCTTGCCTAATGGTTCGTCGTGCTCAGGGGCGGAATCAGGCATGGGGCAGCTAGGGCTTGGGCCCTATGCCTAACTCCATAATCCCCATTATAATCTTGAAAAATGCTAtataatttatgaaaatatttgagaTCTCATTAGCTTAGTCTTAGACGTGGAAATTTTCTGGCTCCACCACTGGTGTGCTGGGCGGCGCCTGGCGACAAGGGAGTCTATCGGGCGCGCAGCAGGGTATAAGTAGCTATGAAAGACGCGGGCGGCAGAGTGTTCGTCAGTCCCGTGCGTCAACATCAAGTCGTTCTCGTGCTCTCGCTCGCCTTCCTCACATTTGTTCGTCGCATTGTGGCAGCTCCAGCCCTACGTCTCGTCTTCCATGACGCCGGCGGCGTCAACCCGGAGGTGAAGGCGGTGTTGGATCCGTGGGTCCGTGCCGGGCGGCTCACGGTGCAGGAGCAGGACATCCGAGCGGCAGGCGGAGTACGACGGCTACTATTACAACCAGTTCTTGGTGGTGAACGACTGCTTGCACCGGTTAAGCAAGTCAGATCAGCGGTTACTTATTTATGCATTTTTTTCATCAGTTGGGCAATGAGCAGTAGTACAATATGATAGTACTATTTCAACTTGCAAGTCCAGACTGCAGAGTGCAGACGTTGATTGACTGGTAAGTTCATgtgttactctctccgtcctcgaatacaagggattttaacattttacttacactgtttgaccattcgttttatttaaaataatttaaaattattatttattttatttgtgacttacttgattacccaaagtactttaagcataacttttcgttttttatatttgcacaaattttctgaataagacgaatggtcaaacagtacaagcaaaatgttaaaatcccttatattagaggacggaggaagtaccatgCATATCTTGTATTGTATTCTGATTTATGACTTGTATGTTCCTCCCACCGCGCTTTTCCCTCCTCCTTCCGCACCTTCGTTTATACAGCAACGCAAATGGATGGCCGGTAACGGCCCACAGCATGGCGGGGGCGACGCGTGCGATGGAGGTGGCTGAACTGATTCCACGGAGCCACAACGAGAGACGCCGGTGGTGGCTGGTAGGAGCGGGACGAGGAGGTGACCCCCGCGTGGCACCGCTTGGGCAAACGCGGGGCGCGGCgtgaaggaggaggtggcggtgctACCATGTGATCGGAGGAGGCAAAGCCAATCCCTAGGTTGGGGTTGCCATggtggcgggggggggggggggggtgactCTTGCTGCTGAGGGGCACCGCTAAGGTCTTGGCGCTGCTCGCTGCTACCGCGGCCTCATCCTCgactgcggtggcggcggcgatgacgttgggggaggagagggcatCAGCCGGCGACATCGGTGGTGGATTGGAAGAGGGAAACATGGCGAAGGCGATGCGGTTAAGGCGGCGCAGGCGATGCGTGGGGAACGCGTCCGACGGCAGTGGGCAGTGACAGTGGGCCCAgcgttttttaatttttgtcatTAACATGTGGGTCCTGCAAGCTGATTCAGCCAATCAACAAGGTCAAATATACCACGTGAGACAAAACCACCTCTGTAACCACCCGAGGAGTCGATTTGGAATGGTTTTAAGAGTTGGAGGACGGATTATAACCTGTTTTACCGTTAAGGGATGCCATTCAACCATGTACATGAGTTGAGTGAGGCAACGAATTCAACTAACGAATTCCTTCCCAGTACGTGTCAGTGTGTCAGGACTAACGAATTCAAAAATATGGAAACAAAACAGCAACGACGAAATCGTGGCAAACTGCACGTCAAGTCAAGTCAAACACAAATTAATCGAACAAATCACTTTTACATCGTTGTATATTACAACTTATTCGGATCGTTGACAAAAACAACTTAAATTTTTGAACACACAATAATGTACTACCGattgtttttttccccaaatcCAAAAGGAAAGATTGCCATCTATCGCCCAATTGCCCTCCAAGAACATGCAACCTGCACAAGTGCAGAGGCCTGCATCCCCCTCGAGGTAGATCACGTCACGTCGCACGTGTGCATCGCATCGTGCGCCATGTCATCAGTTGGGGAACCTGCAGTCGCGGCggatctcgccgccggtggccggcgactTGACGCCGACCCTGCCGAGCTTGGTCATGGCGGCGACGAAGTCGTTGAAGAAGGCGCCCTGGTTGGCGGCGTAGCGGTCGACGAGGCCGCGGGACCTCGGGTCGGAGTAGAGCGTCTGGTCGGagccgaggaggccgcggccggcgcggaggttCTGGTAGAAGGCGTTGTCGAACCGGAGCGGCGTCGCGGCGTCGAGGAACGCGAAGCCGCTGGAGCCGCAGCTGCCGCGCAGCATCGCCGCGAAGTTGGGGTCCATGGTCGGGTCGCCGCCGAGCCTGTAGCCGAAGAAGCTGCAGGACGCCGCCCCGATGGTGTGACCCCCTGAAAAACAAATTCCACAAGACATCGTTGTCACATCacacgcgtcgccgccgccgccattgctgtgCACGTAGCTGCTGCCATGGCAACGTACCGGAGAGGGC from Oryza glaberrima chromosome 6, OglaRS2, whole genome shotgun sequence includes these protein-coding regions:
- the LOC127777580 gene encoding peroxidase 16-like, which translates into the protein MRSFHFLVVLALAMAISSPLVAANLRKNYYAKICPNLENIVRGSVQRSMQQSPIAAPATLRLFFHDCAVRGCDASIMIINPNGDDEWRNPDDQTLKPEGFTTVIAAKAAVDSDPQCRNRVSCADILALATRDSVFLSGGPNYAVELGRFDGRVSTRNSVNLPHGNFNLDQLTGYFGSLGLSPTDMVALSGGHTIGAASCNFFGYRLGGDPTMDPNFAAMLRGSCGSSGFAFLDAATPLRFDNAFYQNLRAGRGLLGSDQTLYSDPRSRGLVDRYAANQGAFFNDFVAAMTKLGRVGVKSPATGGEIRRDCRFPN